GGCCACTGTTATACAGGTGTGTTCTGAATACAAGATGCAAATCTGGTTTTTAACAAAAAACTAGACATTTCTCTCAAATTTAACTTCTGCTGTCTCAAATTTCAGTCTAGACAAGATATGCCTTCAGAGGACGTGGTGTCATTGCAAGTGTCGCTTATTAACTTAGCTATGAAATGCTATCCAGATCGTGTTGACTATGTTGATAAAGTGTTGGAGACAACTGtggaaatatttaataaacttaATCTGGAACAGTAAGTGAACACTAATTTTCTTGTTAAGTATGAAATTTTTCTGTAGTTTTTCTGGGAGCGACTGTATTTAGTTTGGCTTTTTTAAAcaacaccctccaaacccctgctGTCAGCCAAAAAAAGAGGAGATTGACATGTTATCTTAACTATTCATTTGTTTGGTAGACTGTAAAATGTAGTGTTATACAGGTTGATGATGATTTCAAAGGTGATGATTTGGTctctaaggtatgtctacactgcagttagacaccagtggctggcctgtgccagctgactttaACTCGTGGGGcttaggctaaggggctgttgaaTTGCAGTGCAGgtattcgggcttgggctggagcctgggctctgggatcctcccaccgtgtgaggtctcagagcctgggttccagcctgagcccgaacgattacactgcaattcaacagccccttagcccaagtcagctggtacagggcagctgtgggtgtctaaatGCAGAGTCGACATATCCTGAAATTACTGATGAAGACCACGTATTGAAGAGACCCTGAATAAATTAGGTGGTTGATTGGTGCTAACCTTTATCTTAGGCACACAGATCTTTTATAAGACATTCCTGGGGGGTGAACAGCATTCAAGTTTTatattgtaggaatacaggatTATTCCTGAAAGGGCTATGGTATGATCTTCAAGGTTTCCTTTTGGTTTCTGAAGAAAATCAACAAATGCAACTCTAGGAAGAGTTGAGGAAACGCTTCACGCTGTACAGTATTAAAGTAATGTCAACAATTTCTTAATCTCTAAAAATTACAGACTTGAATTCTTGTATTCCCGTTTACCTGTGACTATTGCTAAATTGAACAGGATGCTTAGCTCAGTTCGTGGTGTTCAGGTATCTTATTAAATACTACTTCTCAGGTCCCCTCTCTCCTGCCAGTAAATAGACAATTTATGGGCAAACCCTCCTCCCCACATTCAGGCACAGAGGACCTTGCTACAGTGTAATTGATTCCATTctgtgaagtgggggcagggttTGGAAAGTCTCTATACAGGTTCACGTGACCTACATGCAGCTGAGCTCGCTATCTTAGGGCCTCCCTTTGTACAGGTTCACAATGATCTAATTATGTGTATTGGCCATTCCTCCTCATAAAGGAGAAGAAGAGGTGGGAGGATGACATAGGCACGGCTGTTCTGGTCCTCCAGTTGGAATGATAGCTGTAATGCAGTTCTACTACCACTCTGGTCTGGGAGGCCAACTCCTAGTGTGTAGCCCTGCTACTTGGGATGTATGCTGGAGGCAGGATTTGTGCCTTTAATTTCCACCTTAATTGCCATCAAAGATTGCCTGTGTAGAGGGATTTTTCTGTCCCACTACAAGCAAGTGGTTGAACAGTGAAACTATATTGTTGTGAAACACTTATTTCCACCTTTAGCTTTTACTACTCCTTTTTTAATCAGTCAACATAAGAGatttctaataattttttttattgtctaCTTATATTCCAGTATTGCAACAAGCAGTGCtgtttcaaaagagctaacacGACTTTTAAAGATCCCGGTTGATACCTACAACAATATCCTGACCGTTCTGAAACTAAAGCACTTCCACCCGCTCTTTGAGTACTTTGACTATGAGTCAAGAAAGAGCATGAGTTGTTACGTGCTTAGCAATGTACTGGATTATAACACAGTAATTGTCTCCCAAGAACAGGTATGAAAGGATACAGCTAAATATTAACTATCACAAACTTCAGtgttttttctgtctgtgtgaagTCTTGGAAACCAACACTAACTGACTTCATGCGCGTGGCTGAGTGTGTGTGGTATCTCAAAACCACAGTCTAACCACAGCTTAATTAGCACATGATTTTCTTTACCGTGCTTGGTAGAGTTACACTCGCCCTCCAAAATTATCTAGGTTGTCTTCACTCATCTCCCTGGTCCAGTGTGCCTAACCCTCCAAGATGTGATCAGAGGAAATTGGCTAATTAATGAGTGggagttaagtggggaggtgacTATGTAAAGTCTCTAGCTAAAAGCAGATTTACCAttgtggctttttttgttttaatcaaaggtatttagacaactttttaaaaaagtacctTACACATATTTGAAGAGATGAAATCTTCTGTTCATGCAGAATGGGTGCTATTGTATTATGAGGGGCACCCTTCAGAGCAGGATAAAGATTCCTTAGTTTAAAATAATAAGGAAGTCTCTTTTCCCAGTGTGCTTTGAGTGCTGTGAATTGCGCTTTGAGATAGTAATGTAAAGAGTTTTTGTGTGTTCCTGACCAGTAACTCTTTTTTGTGCTGATAGGATCTGATGAATGGGCTTGGCTCAGGTTTGTAGTTTATTACATGTTTGATACCATTCTAAGCCTGGTTGGATATGTTTTGTTGCCTTCTTTACAGGTTGATGCAATTATGAATCTGGTGTCAACACTGATCCAGGACCAACCAGATCAGCCTGCTGAAGACCCTGACCCTGAGGACTTTGCTGATGAGCAGAGCCTTGTGGGAAGATTTATTCATCTTCTACATTCAGATGATCCTGATCAACAGTATCTGGTATGGTTTTAACACTTCCACATGCATTTCATGCTCTTCAGCATGTCACCTGTGGTAATAACTTAAACCGTCATTTGTTTATAAGGTACATTTTAATGCAGCTGTAAGCAAAGGAACTAATTTTTAGATCTTAGTTTAATAATACTTATTAGGGTGGAGAGCACGTAGACTTCTCTATACACAAGTTGACTCTTGTGTAAAACTTGGTGTTGCAGAAGTCCAAGAGTGATTACAGCAGTTAATATTCTGTCATATGGGCCAAGTTGTCTGAAGTGGCCTTCAGTCTTGTTTGAAATTGAAGAAACAATATCTGTGCACTGCCTTGCATCTGCCAGTGTATGCTGGGTATATGTGAACATAGAGGCAGTCAGAGAATCTATCCCCTTGTGCTGTCTAGTCATAGACAACGTGCAGTATTGCCAAATCTATATGGGACAGGTGTCTACAATAAATAAAGATATGATCATGTCCTTAAATGTTAAAACCAAATGGAACAAGTAGcccactagaccatgcttccAGATCTTGGACTGGAACCCACGTtttctgagtctcaccattcctctgctgtcagccagTAGTTGTGAAATCCACTAGCAAAGCGTGCATCTCCTCTCCCGCTACTGCTGGCTTGCTTAGCTGTAATAGGTTGGCCTTCTCTACCAGTTTCtcagttagctcaagtggcagaggcatGTGCTGTCCATGTAAAGGCTCAACCATGCTGATGCATATGGTTGTTAATAAAGTTGCCCaggaaccttaattctgacatatCCAAACATCTGAATGctcaactttgcaaccttaatattctttgacttttttgtgtgtgaaatactATCAATATAGGAAAGGAAGGTAAAAAGGCGACAGAAGCATCTCTTGAGATTTATTTTTACTTGTACAATCACAAGTGATTGTACATGGGTGATACAAGTAGTGTGATGTGGCTTTTTTCACTATGCATGTTCCCGTTACTTCaaatgtggttgttttttttttgggtatTAGTAGCATTTGTATTCAAGAATTGATTTAATAAAGTCATGCAGTCAGTAAGCAGTAAACTGAATCTGGAGTACATTATCCACTTGAGTTCTTGTTCTTAGTATATACATCGTGATCATTATAAACCCAAACAGACACTGGATCCAACTAGTTATTTTTAAACTAAGTTTAGAGAGCtgaattttaaatcaaaactaaatTCACAGTGGAGGTGGTACACTAAAAAAGCCGCGGTAGAGAGGAGAGTTTTATGTATGGTattaaattgaaaagaaaataatgtgCATTTTCTAAGTCCTCTTTAAGGCAAACGTGGAAATATCTCTAGGCTTACGAAAATAACTTTAGTCCTTTTTTCATTATAGATTTTGAACACTGCCCGGAAACACTTTGGCGCAGGTGGGAACCAACGTATTCGTTTCACACTGGCACCCTTGGTTTTTGCTGCATACCAGCTTGCCTTTCGCTACAAGGAGAATTCTAAAGTGGTGAGATATGCACATTTTGCGTACTTGCTTCTAGTCCTGCCCTCCTAAAAATCCTTTCTGTTTGGCTAAAGTTTACTGTGTAGTTCAAAATTTGATACAGGGTCTTAAAACCGGATTTCTTCATCTTCTTAAAGCAGATATTAAATAAGAAAGCAAATCAATTTCTCAAGCAGTCAAGAGAGaaataagtatttttatttaatccACTCAGGTTCCTATCTAAGAAACTGTTTGCCCAAAATTTTTATGAAACAAAAGTTGGATGTAAACTTGGATAGTTCTAGATTATGTTCTGAGACTGAAGGTGGCTGAGTTTAATGCTCTGATATCATGCAGCGAATGATTAAGGGAGCATACTTCAGGTAACTACAATGAAATTGCTACTTAAAATCAAGCTAGATACCTAATAGCTCTAaaagtgcataaagttaaaataaacTATCTTTAAAAATGTTAGCCCTTTTGAAAGCAAATAATTCCTTCTTTCAGATTAATTATAATGCGGTAGTTACTAAATTGTACATactcaaaaaaaaattctgcagcgTGTACTCTACTTTGGTCCCTTGAAAATTAGCAATCTCACTTCATCCAAAGACTTTTTTGTTGCAGTAAAATGTTTGTTCCACGCTTTGTATGATGATGTTAATTGGTATTGGAGATGTTAGAACATTcctcatcaaaatatttttagggTGAGCATCGAAATCTCACGTAATTTAAGATTATATTTTATAATGACCCCTGTTCacgactttttttttctttacatcatGTGCACGTTCACTGTTTTGTGGTTGGGCTGACTTGCTTGTGAGTATTAAGCATAATCATGGTAACTGCGCCCAAAAATTGGGTATACATTTCTGAAAGTCAAGCTCCAAAATGTGGTGGGGAAGGTCATATTTAGTGCTACTTTTGAACTGTCATAAATGGAAGGTTTTCTGTGAAAGACTAATGAGAACTCTAGACCAGGATACAGAAGTGCAAACAGATTTTGTGTGGTAAACCTGCTCTAATGTGATTAAACATTTTGCTTTCTTAATTAGTATGCAAAGCTGAGTGAGATCAgttgagagaggaagagaataagAGTAATGATCATGTTTTGATTACTTTCCTTTCCTGAATCTTTCCCTTCTTGCTGTTGCAATGGCTTAGTCCAAGCTTTGACTTAACTGTATTTCtttaggatgacaaatgggaaaagAAATGCCAGAAGATCTTCTCATTTGCACATCAGACCATCAGTGCTTTAATCAAAGCAGAATTGGCAGAGCTGCCTCTGCGGCTCTTTCTCCAAGGAGCACTGGCTGCTggagaaactggttttgaaaACCACGAAACAGTGGCCTATGAATTCATGTCCCAGGTAACAATGATGTTGCTGAATATTTTTCTTCACCTGCATTGCTTTAAAAACTTGGTGTGGCTAGTTTGTCTTTGTTATTGGTTGGCTATAGAAATTAAATCTGACATTTAACTGCAAAGATCGCTGAAGGTGTGATTCTAGCAACTGATCCTCTTCAGGAAGAGACCCCTAAATCTTCCCTTTTACTTCTTCAGCCCCATGTTAAGTTTAGCTTCTCCCTGCCTGAACAAGTGCTTTAATTTAACAACTTCTGGAATACAGCAGTGCCACGTGCTGCTCCAGCAGTCCTTTCATTGGAAAATAGGGCTGCTTCTACATTAAATGCTGCTTCAGCAAGTTTTCTAGGTTTAGTCCAAAACTCCAGCTACCTGTCTGATGTGGCGCAACCCCAAGACATTTACAATAAGCTTCAGAAGTTGCAATGTTGAGTTTTCATACTGGGTCTTGCTGCTAAACTCCACAAAACTTATTTCAAATAGTCCTTTTATCTGAAAATGAACCTCATTTATTTCATAGATCCCTGTTGAATAACTCCTTGAGCTAACTTTACTGCACATTGACCAGATTACTGGAAAACAATGAATGTTTGAGGCCAACATATTATTTCCTCttaaaccccccccacccccccatttgatAACCTTTTGAAAGATtatctccccccccagcccaccccccggaTTGCCTTGTCTTTCCAATGCCAGGTCTGGATAGCTGAGACATTCAGCATGTGGCTATGCTTCACTTTCTAATTGTGGCTGGTGTGTGACTTTTAAAAGTTGTGTATAGAATCTTGTTTTATGAAAATGAGACTGATGTCAGGTGTGTATGTATGTGCCCAGTCTTTTTAAATAAGAGGGTCTTTTCCTCATGAGACACTTGCTTTGCCGCTTTACAAATAGTTTTAATGCTATACATCTATGTCAGTGGGATTTACTACCCAGGGTCACTGATTTACTCCTTACTGGCTTTCTTCCCCTGTGTAATTTTACATATTCTGGACATAGAGTGGAGCCTGCACCAAGGGCCGTCTGTAATAGGAAGCTCCTTTTCTTAAGTAGCATTTTAACTAAAGGTTAAACAAAGCTTTAATAAAGCTTCGAGAGTATTTTAAAGCTGACTTGTTGTAGGACACTAGGTTTTTCGTTTAGTTTTTTTTTCGTGTCTCTCTCTTACGTAGCTTTAGACAAGCTtccttgtttgggtttttttttcagtttctggcTTTCTGGCTTGGTTCTATCCATGCTGGAATTAATCTGTCCTATTTACTAAGTATTCAGCCTGAAAGTGTGTATGGAATTCCACCCACAAAGCTTCAGAGAGCTTTTAGAACTCACGCTTACATTCCCTTTGCTAATATTGCGGTAAAGAACAGTAATTGTAACTTTGTTtcatctcttctcttctcttggtTGTATTAGGCATTCTCTCTGTATGAAGATGAAATCAGTGATTCAAAAGCACAGCTGGCTGCAATCACCTTGATAATTGGAACATTTGAAAGGATGAAATGCTTCAGTGAGGAGAACCATGAGCCTTTGAGGACTCAGTGTGCACTGGCTGCTTCAAAGCTGCTTAAGAAGCCAGACCAGTGCCGGGCTGTAAGCACCTGTGCCCATCTGTTTTGGTCTGGCCGAAACACTGACAAAAATGGAGAGGAGGTAGGAGGGTATATTCAGACACATTTTAGGTATTTTCCCACAATTTGGGTGTCTGACTCTTCCTTAAGAGTTTTGGTTTCATGTCTATGAAGACCTTAGATAAGCTATGATCCTGTAAAGTCTGTTTTATATTATCTATTACAAAACAACTAAATTTGACTTTCCTAAAACTTGGCTTGATGAGAACTACAAAGTAAAGTAAGCTCTATAACTAAAAAGTTATGAACAGCTGAATAGTGCAAATTTTGAAAAGCATGTAGTTAAGGACAGACCCAGTATTGCCTAAAATAGTAGAAAAAACTATTGACTTTGGATGGGAGTACTGAATTAGCCACAGTGCCATACTGAAGTGTTCATTTATAGGTTTACTGAAGACTTATTTTATTGTGCATACTGCACAGTTAACTTTCAAAATGACCAAGTGGgttccaaaataattttttcagaCTCAAAGCAGCAATCCTTGTTGAGGACTTGACCAAGTTGCATACTTGTCTGACTTTATTGTGGTCTTGTTTCATATGTAGAAAAGattgtaattacatttttaaaaggggaaaatttAACCCTTTAATCTCGTGTAGTTGAAGGGATTTTTTCTCAAGTTAAATTTTAAAGGCCCCTTCCTGCAAAGATCAAGCAACAAACTTCAGCCCAGTTAGTGACTCTTTCAGAAAGTTTTAGTATGATAAAAACTCATAGGGTTTATAATGAAAGCTTTTGCCACCTTAGCTAAAGTGGACGCCAGTGGGCAAGTGTGTATGCTGATAAAGTGATCTGAGACAGTAAATATAAAGCTCTTTAAAAGAAGTGTTGGGTACATTCATAGTTCTATCTCAAGGAGTGCTTGATTCGTCTTAATAGGTGGGTGAATTTATGTAGGTTTTTGCATGTCCTTGTGCTCAGGCTATGCAAGATTCCTGGTACACAGGTGTTTTTGACTGTTGGCCACTCAGGTGTTGTTTGAAATGGTGTTAGGGACAAACATAAGCCTCCAtgtataaacattttattttctctatCTTTAGCTTCACGGAGGAAAGAGAGTAATGGAATGCTTGAAAAAGGCTCTAAAAATAGCAAATCAGTGCATGGATCCTTCACTCCAAGTTCAGCTTTTTATAGAAATTCTGAACAGATACATCTATTTTTATGAAAAGGAAAATGATGTGGTAAGTGAAGATGTAATAGAGAACCAtaggatttttctttaaaatagaaCCCTGTTTGAAGTTTTTCTTACACTACAATTTATACCCAACTCTCCTAATGATGTGAGCTAAATTCATCTCATAGCACCTCTTACTTAGAATTGCTTGGTTGACAAAATAGTGGATCAGTTCTATGTCTGTGAAAAAGATCCCCTTTTTTCCAAGTCATTGCAATTGCCATTTGTCTCTAGTTCCATGGAGGAaagagctgtgctgctgtaatgtGGATGCTTATGTTGACAGAAGGATTGTTGGtcgatgtaggtaatccacctccccgagaggcagtagctaggtcagtggaagtaTTCTATAGTGGagattaggttgacctaactacatctcATAGGATCTGAAAATTTCACAGCCCTGGTTGATTTGTAGCTAGGTCAGCCTTATTTTTAGATGTAGAGCAGGTTATAATATAAAATGTAGATGTTCAGTAGAAGTTCTTGTATTACCCATTAGCCCGCTGTAAGTGAAGATGAATATAAAATAAGCAACTAAGGCTGGATAATAGTGATTTATTAGGACTCAACTCCTAAAGTTTAACTTTAATTTAGTTGTAGATAGCATGTTTAATTTTGCACATCTTGCTTGTGTGCATGTGAAAGGAGAGAGACAACTGTTAGAGGAGAATGTTGAGCTATTCTTCCCAGTGGGAGAACTGGTTCTAATTTTTCACATGCAAACTTTTATTTTATCAGTAGGGCTTCTGGTATTGTACTGACTTTAAATGGATTTCAGATGCAATATGGTATGTGGTTGTGAAAATGAGTATGGGGTAACTTTGAAGTTTGTACGCTTCGTGATGATGCTACTGTGAAGTCAGGTTGCATGGGTTTGTAGCCTAATTAGGTTTCAGTGGTTAACATACTTCAGAGGCTGCTTTGTACTTAATTAACATACCCTTCCAAGATGCACAACTTCAAAACTTAGTTTCAGAGGACCTACCTTTTCTGTGATTTATTTGAAGCATTTTCCTCTGGTTTGCCCAAACTGCATTGACGCTTTCAGTAGATCCTGCTGTGAAAATCAATTCTCTTACATCAGAATACAGTGATATGCTAAATCCAATAGATTTCTAGATTTCTGTCCTGTAGTATTGTCTTGTTAAATAGTTGCTGTGCttcaccccagaggcagctgcatttaaCAATGGATGAAATGATTCCCTGTGTATGGCTTGTTCTTTACGTAAAGGTTAGGGTGGGTTTTTGGATGAGTTTAAGGATactcaattcccattgaattccaGTGAGTTGGATGCCAGACTCTTTTTTAAGCGCCACTGAGAATCCCAGGTTTCAGGGACTGCTTTCTCTACAATAGAAGCTGCTCTAAGTCTAAGGTTATTAGAAAAGCTCCTAGAAATAAATAAACTTAGCCCTATAATTTTTTACAAGGGATTTTGAAGTATTTTAACATTGTTGAATTAGTCTTTGCAGACTCCTGTGAGGTAAGAAACATTGTAcctattttaaagatgggtaaATGGCGGTACAAAATCATTGTCACACAAGCCTCTGGTAGAGCTGCAAGATTACCTCTCTTGTGCCCTAACTGCACTTACTTGGAGGCAAAGTCTGTGGGTAAAAAGAACTAAGATCTCTATTTAAATGTGCTCAGTTGTCATTTACTAGTAGGATTTagctatttatatatttattgtaGGTGACAATTCAGGTTTTGAATCAGCTCATACAAAAGATACGAGAAGACCTTCCAAACCTTGAATCTACTGAAGAAACTGAACAAATTAACAAACACTTTCATAACACACTGGAGCACCTGCGTTTGAGGAGGGAATCACCAGAATCTGAAGGGCCAATTTATGAAGGTCTTATCCTTTAAAGAAGACACACTTGCACAGACATGCACACACTGTActtatttctgtctttccattTACACACAGTATGTCTTTTTATGATAGATTTAATAGACTGTGCCTTTCAGAAATGCCAAGTTAggttacaattcatttaaatgtgaTGTGTTCAGTTCAGCACTTCCAAACACTTGTGTTCAATATGTTAACAAATTTAAAAGGTGTTCAGATTGGACCAGCAACTATAGATTTGATCATGTTAGCATGACTGGACCTGTTTCTTTAAAATTCATGTGACATGTTAGGGCTCTTCTATTCCAAGTTATGACCTATCTTTTCTGTCTCTGTTCACTGTCGCTTCTGTAGCACTATGGAACTCTAACCTGACAGTGGCTATCCATCTCAaagtgatctgatttttttttttttctttttaatagagcGTTTGATTTTGGGGGCTATTGTTTGTTGGGTTCTGCTTGAGCTTTTCTTTTAGTGCAAGTTAAGTCTAAGTGTAATATTTTCCCTAAAAACTAGAATATATTAATGCATGTTTAGAGAGTTTTAAAACACCATGCTCAGAAACAAAAGTTATATTTTGCATATTAGGGCTCTGTGACATTCAGTGAGGGCCAGTACTGTGCACAGGGCGTATTTATCAAGATAATTTTGTTCCAAATAGtataaaaaaaatagagaaattgTGATCTATATAGTATATGTATAACCATTGTAAATTTAGGGGAAAATGCATTACACAAGTTTATTCAGTATCATGATTTTGCACCATTGAAACAATAAAGTTGCTATTAACTCTGGTTTTATGTCTAATGTCTGCTGTTGCATTTAATGTTTGTTACAATAAAAGCAAAAGTAAATTTCTTGAATCACAGGTGGGGTCATAAAATCTAAGTGCGTTTAACTCAAACTAATGGGGAGAGCATACACTGGTGTTTCAGTGAATACAGATGGCAGGATTATAAAATGGCTACCTAACATCAGAATTCAGCCAAGAAACACTAACACACATTCACTTATTAGCATCTGGCTGaaaatttgtgtgtatatattttttgttttatagaaTACCTATTGTGAGATCTGTCATACAATAAAATACCCCACTAGAATTTAAAGGAAGTACACAGCCTGATAGCCTTCAGCCAAAATACCCTATCCATTAAGGGGTGAGGAAAATTAAAAGTAGATCAGGAGGCTTACAAAATTGGCTAATGGGCTAGCTGCTAGTCAGTCTAAGAAACTGGTGGTCTCATTCTGCAACAGAATTTCACTAAATTCTGTCCTCTGCCTGATCCTGGCTCAATTTAAGGACTAATAGTCAGTCCCAACGTCTACCAAAAACTGTTTTATTAGCCTTGTACAAATAGTAGCAGTGGACCCATTTGGGCAATTAGTATAGAAGTTTATGTTGACATGCTGATGCATGTGAGAGAACACCACCTAGAAATCTCTGGCAATCCAGGCAACTGATTTGATCGTGCAGATTCTgtgctatggtgatgggtgcctttatttaaatgtataatttCTTAATAGTGGAGCTCTGGAAAGGATACCTTATGCTGTGCCTCAGTATCTGCAAGAGATACACTGATTACAAATTACCAGTTGTGCCCTCTATGGAAAAGTTTATTGTTGGCGTCTTTTGGCCTTCCAAGAACAGTCTGTCTACAAACTTTTATGCTAGAAAGCTGTGAACATAACTTCTATTCTGTAGCGCTAGCGAATCTTCAGTCTAAAAAGTTTAGTGAGTCATCTTTATCGTAAGAGTTTGTAGGTGATGGTGGTGTGGAGCTAAGAAATAAGAGCCACCCTTTGTTTTACAATACAGACCCTATCCTGCTCCTAAGAGTCCTAAAGGCCCATCTGCCAGATCTTCATGAAGCATATCCAAGTGAGAGCACAATTAACAGTCTTGGGAATAGGTCCATTTTACCATGTCCCCTTCTGTTTCCAAAGTAACCATGTATGCTGGAACCAGGCTGCTGCTATAAGTATTAAGTAGGCTATTTTATGACTTAAACAATTAATTTAATAAAACTTATTAAAAAAAGTTTACTGTAAGTAACAGATTTCAAAACAGTGGTTCACAGGCCGCATATAATACAAGATGGGTCTTAACAGCTGATTAACGTGTGTCTGCTATGGTAATGGACAAATATCAATACTGCTATTCAcctactgattttttttcagtttgtcaaTGGGGAAGTAGTTGCAAAACAACACAGGATGCTCATGGGGGGACATTCTCCTGCAAGCTAAGAAACTGATCCTTTCATGG
The genomic region above belongs to Eretmochelys imbricata isolate rEreImb1 chromosome 12, rEreImb1.hap1, whole genome shotgun sequence and contains:
- the VPS35 gene encoding vacuolar protein sorting-associated protein 35, which produces MPTTQQSPQDEQEKLLDEAIQAVKVQSFQMKRCLDKNKLMDALKHASNMLGELRTSMLSPKSYYELYMAISDELHYLEVYLTDEFAKGRKVADLYELVQYAGNIIPRLYLLITVGVVYVKSFPQSRKDILKDLVEMCRGVQHPLRGLFLRNYLLQCTRNILPDEGEQTDEETTGDISDSMDFVLLNFAEMNKLWVRMQHQGHSRDREKRERERQELRILVGTNLVRLSQLEGVNVERYKQIVLPGILEQVVNCRDALAQEYLMECIIQVFPDEFHLQTLNPFLRACAELHQNVNVKNIIIALIDRLALFAHREDGPGIPADIKLFDIFSQQVATVIQSRQDMPSEDVVSLQVSLINLAMKCYPDRVDYVDKVLETTVEIFNKLNLEHIATSSAVSKELTRLLKIPVDTYNNILTVLKLKHFHPLFEYFDYESRKSMSCYVLSNVLDYNTVIVSQEQVDAIMNLVSTLIQDQPDQPAEDPDPEDFADEQSLVGRFIHLLHSDDPDQQYLILNTARKHFGAGGNQRIRFTLAPLVFAAYQLAFRYKENSKVDDKWEKKCQKIFSFAHQTISALIKAELAELPLRLFLQGALAAGETGFENHETVAYEFMSQAFSLYEDEISDSKAQLAAITLIIGTFERMKCFSEENHEPLRTQCALAASKLLKKPDQCRAVSTCAHLFWSGRNTDKNGEELHGGKRVMECLKKALKIANQCMDPSLQVQLFIEILNRYIYFYEKENDVVTIQVLNQLIQKIREDLPNLESTEETEQINKHFHNTLEHLRLRRESPESEGPIYEGLIL